The DNA sequence ACTCCTGCAGCCTGGACGTTGTCGACGAGTTGCCCGGGCCGGGATGCTCCCACGATGGCTGCCGAGACGTTGGGGTTCTGCAGTACCCATGCGACAGCGAAGGCTGCCATCGACAGTCCGGTCTCTTCGGCCAGGGGTTTCAGCTGCTGGACACGGGTGAGGATGTCCTCGCTGAGAAAGCGGTGGTCGTTTTTCAGGCCGCCGTTGTCGGCGCGGAAGCGGGAACCCTGTGGGGCCGCGGCGCCGGGAGCGTACTTGCCGGTGAGGACTCCCTGGGCGAGCGGAGACCAACAGATCTGGCTTATGCCCAGCTCCTCGCTCAGTGGAACGATTTCCTGTTCGATAACGCGCCAGAGCATGGAATACTGCGGCTGGTTGGAGATGAGCTGGATGCCAAGTTCGTTGGCCAGGGCGGCGCCCGACCGTAGCTCGTCCGTCGTCCACTCTGAGACCCCGATATAGTGCGCTTTCCCGGCCCGGACGATATCGGCAAAGGCCTGCATGGTCTCTTCCAGCGGGGTCTCGTAGTCGTATCTGTGGGCTTGGTAGAGGTCGACGTAGTCGGTTTGGAGACGGCGCAGCGATGAGTTGATGGACTCCATGAGGTGTTTTCGTGACAGGCCGCGGTCGTTCCGGCCGTCCCCCGTAGGGAAGTAGGCCTTGGTGAAGATCTCGACGCTTTCACGGCGGGTCCCTTTGAGCGCCTCGCCCAACGCTCGCTCGGCCCGGGTTCCGGCATAGGCATCGGCGGTGTCGAAGGTGGTGATGCCCAAATCCAGTGCTTGCTTGACGCACTGCGTCGCTGCATCCTGGTCAATCTGCTCACCGTGTGTGAACCAGTTTCCGTACGCGATTTCGCTGATGTATAGGCCGGAGGATCCCAGCTTGCGGTGTTCCATCAGGCTTTTTCCTTTCCTAAATCGATGAGTTGGAGCGCAGCGTCGGCCGTGCCACCAGTGGAGTACAGGGTGAGGGATGTCTGGGCACGGTCAGGGAAGATCAGTTCAGTCACGGTGGCGAGCCCATCGTTGGCGAAAATTTCCACGGAGCAGTGGTCAACGAAGATCTGGAGCGCGTAACTGCCGTCCTGCCGGGCGGCAATCGGAGCGAGGCTGGTGGAGGGGAAAGCTTCGTGAAAGCCGGTGTCCCCGGAGCGGGTACGGTCCACGATGAGTTCTCCGCTGCGGGGCCGGATCCCGATCCGCGTCCCGGCCGTGCCGTCGGCTGAACCCCTGACAACAAGGCCGAACTCCTCGGCACCGCCCGGCGTAAAGATGATGTCAATGGCCTGTACTGCTGCGCCGCCCTCGACTGCTGCCTGGCCGTTTATGGTTAGCCACTGCAAGGGGCCGGACTCCGACGTTGCTTTTACTTCCGGCGCGGGTTGCTGAACGAGCCGGGGTTGACCGTTCACGGAAACAAGGGAAATGTCCCTGACCAGGCTCATGGGACTGCGCCAGGGAGCGGTGGGAATGTGGTTGGCGTACTGCCAGTTGTTCATCCAGCCGATCATCAACCGCCGGCCTTTTGGAACGTTGCTGAACGAGACGGCTGCATAGTAGTCCCGGCCCCAGTCAAGCCACTGGTAGTCGGGTACGCGCTCCGGATCCTGCATACCCTCGGTGAGGCTTGTCTCGGAGCGGAACGTGGCGCCGTCGAACTCTCCCACAAAATACTGGCCTGCCGACCCGCCGTTCGGGCCTCCGGGGTTCATGTTCACCGTCAGGACCCATTTCCTGACCGAGGTGTCACCGTTCAGCGGCAGCTCGAAGAGGTCCGGGCACTCCCAGATCCCGCCGGTGCCGTTTGCAGGGCCGAAGGTGCTGAGGTATTCCCAGTTCTTGAGGTCTTCCGAGCGGTAAAGCAGGACAGTGAAGTCATGTGCTTCGACGGCCACCATGACCCAGTAGCTGCCGCCCGGGCCGTCATAGCGGAAGACTTTTGGGTCCCGGAATTCCGGTGAGTTCCTGGTGAGGACCGGGTTGCCGGCATACTTCGTCCAGGCGTAGCCGCCGTCAGTGCTCCATGCGATGGACTGGGCCTGGGTGCCCTGATGGGGGGAACCCGGTTTGTATGCACTCGTGTAGATGGCCACCAAGGGGGCTTTTCCGTCTGCGCCGAATCCACTGGTGTTGCCGGTGTCCACCACGACGCTGCCGGAGAAGATTTCCTCGGTTTTATCGCAGGGGATTGCTACCGGTTGTTCCTCCCAGCTGACCAGGTCTGCTGAGGTGGCATGGCCCCACGACATGTTGCTGTGAACGTTTCCGTAGGGGTTGTTCTGGTAATAGAGATGGTAGACGCCCTCGTGGAAGACCAGTCCGTTGGGATCGTTAAGCCATGTGTTCCTGGCAGCGTAGTGGATGGCAGGCCGGTAGGTGTCGAGGGTCGGGGTGACGCTGTTCATTGTTCTCGTTTGATGGCCGTGTGCGCGGTCCGCAGTGCCATGGAGAGGCCGTGGGTTGGCATGAAGATACTGCCCTGACCCGGACAGGCGGCGCCTGGGCCGGCCTGAAGAATCGGGTTTTGTGTCATGATGGAATATCTCTTTCCTGTCTTCATCAGCAAGGTGAAGGGTGGGTGGGGGATGTGCTCTTCGACG is a window from the Arthrobacter sp. NicSoilC5 genome containing:
- a CDS encoding aldo/keto reductase family protein, translating into MEHRKLGSSGLYISEIAYGNWFTHGEQIDQDAATQCVKQALDLGITTFDTADAYAGTRAERALGEALKGTRRESVEIFTKAYFPTGDGRNDRGLSRKHLMESINSSLRRLQTDYVDLYQAHRYDYETPLEETMQAFADIVRAGKAHYIGVSEWTTDELRSGAALANELGIQLISNQPQYSMLWRVIEQEIVPLSEELGISQICWSPLAQGVLTGKYAPGAAAPQGSRFRADNGGLKNDHRFLSEDILTRVQQLKPLAEETGLSMAAFAVAWVLQNPNVSAAIVGASRPGQLVDNVQAAGVKLDPELLVRIDKILGPVVERDPGKVESFKNRP
- a CDS encoding glycoside hydrolase family 32 protein; this translates as MNSVTPTLDTYRPAIHYAARNTWLNDPNGLVFHEGVYHLYYQNNPYGNVHSNMSWGHATSADLVSWEEQPVAIPCDKTEEIFSGSVVVDTGNTSGFGADGKAPLVAIYTSAYKPGSPHQGTQAQSIAWSTDGGYAWTKYAGNPVLTRNSPEFRDPKVFRYDGPGGSYWVMVAVEAHDFTVLLYRSEDLKNWEYLSTFGPANGTGGIWECPDLFELPLNGDTSVRKWVLTVNMNPGGPNGGSAGQYFVGEFDGATFRSETSLTEGMQDPERVPDYQWLDWGRDYYAAVSFSNVPKGRRLMIGWMNNWQYANHIPTAPWRSPMSLVRDISLVSVNGQPRLVQQPAPEVKATSESGPLQWLTINGQAAVEGGAAVQAIDIIFTPGGAEEFGLVVRGSADGTAGTRIGIRPRSGELIVDRTRSGDTGFHEAFPSTSLAPIAARQDGSYALQIFVDHCSVEIFANDGLATVTELIFPDRAQTSLTLYSTGGTADAALQLIDLGKEKA